The Isachenkonia alkalipeptolytica genomic interval GTGGATACGGGAGTCGGTGAGGGGTTAAGTTCCAACGGAGGGAAGCTGCTTCAAAATCTGAAGAGTATGGACATCTTACCCGAAGCCATTAACCATATCATTCTTACCCATGGTCATCCGGATCATATAGGGGGTAACACAACAGGAGAGGGACAGTCAATTTTTACTAATGCCCGTTATCATATGTTTAGGGATGAATGGAATTTCTGGTGTACCGATCAGGGAAAGAAGGCGATGGAAAGCAAAGGCTTTCATCCCGAATTTCAAAAAGAACTAGTGGGGATTGCAAAGATGAAACTAGGGTCCATCGAAGGACAGTTGGAGTTGATTGATCAGGATTCGGAGATTGTTCCGGGAATCCATATGCTAAAAGCACCGGGTCATACACCGGGTCATATGGTCCTTTTGATACATTCCGGAGAAGAACGGTTTTACTCTTTCTCTGATATGGTCATTCATCCCATTCATCTGGAACATCCGGAATGGATCACGGCAGTGGATATTGATGGGGAAGAGATGATCAAAACCAGAAGAACTTTTCTAAAGAGGGCGGAGAAGGAAAACGCTTTGGTACATGCCTTTCACTTACCATTTCCTGCAGTGGGAAGGATCGAAGAAAAAAGCGGGGGATGGCAGTGGATTCCATCCACGGAGCCCTGAAGCAACCAGAATGACCAATGAGTAAGGACAGAGGATTGAGCGTTTATTTTAGACCATAGAATCAGGCAAGAAAATTGGTTAAAAGATAGGGAAAATTATTTGCCGAAATTTTTCCAAAAATACTTGCCGGTTACACCTGGAAGTGAAGCAGTGTGTCAGATGAACAAGGAGTTCAGGATAAACCATTGTGGAGGTATAAAATGGAGATGAATAGAATCGCAGCATACTGTCATGAAGTGATGGAGAAGATGGTGAGAAATCCTCATGTGTACGGGGTATCTCTTTGCGTAAAATCAGGGAAAGCCGGTCTTTACTGGAAAGGATCGGGAGGAAACATCGGCGATGCCTTCAAACAGCGGATCTTTGATGAGTTGGATCTCCGGAACACCTATGCGTATCAGGACGTAAATGATACCACCCCGGTGAACTATTACTACAAATCAAAAGAAATCCACATCCCACGGTGTTTGGCTTCAGTGACGGCTGAAGGCGGCATCGTATCCGATGCGGAGGAATCAATGAAGATTCTGGAATCCTTTTTCAATGGCCGTTTTTTTCCAAGGGAGAGCCTGGAGGAGCACAAGCTGTGGAATTTCATGTTTTTTCCCTATCAGTTTTACTTCGGTATGGGATTGGAGAAACTGTGGATTCCCTGGATCACGTATCCGTCAAAACCGAGAAAGGAACTACTGGGCTTTTGGGGATCTTCAGGTGCCTTTGCTTTTCACAATCCCGAACTGGATCTTTACATGACCGGGACAGTAAACCAATCCAATGGCTTTGGACATAAAGCGGCTTATAAAGCAATGATCGGGATAATGAAGGACGTTGAAAAAAGACACATCGAGGGATGAAGCAACCGGTTTCATTGTTGCAGATAGGGTTTTTCTGGAATGGTTATGGCGGGCATTAACTTATAAACAAGGTCCTCCTTTTCGTGAGCTACGATTCGTTTTTATATTTACTTTTGAAATTCTAAGGATTCGATCATTTGCTGGGGAGTAGGAAGAAAATCATCAAAGGCCTCTTGGGGTACTCTCGCATCCATGCTGAACATGAAGCCCTCATGTATGGTTAATACTCGGAAAATTCTCTCCTCCCGGGAAAAATTGAAATGGACTTCATAGGCTTTATTCCCTTGAACATCCCTTTCCTTGAAGTAAAAATCATCCTGGGTATCTTCCATTTCTACCAGGTCTTCATCCCAGATTGCATAGAGCTCCTCTTCCGTAAAATCATCGGTGAGGGAATTCATTGTAATACCGATCATTTTTTCTTCCTCTTCATCCATGAATAGGGTGCTGATCATTATCTCCATATCTTCTTCCTGAACGGTATAGTCATCAGGGTATTGTAAGGTGTAATAGGGGTTTTCGTAGGTATCCCATGATTTTTTCTCGTTGTCTTGACCACAGGCGGTGACCACTAGAACCGTAATAAGAAGAATAAGTAACAAGAGCCATGTGTTTTTTTTCATAATAAACCTCCTCGTTTTTATTGCTGCCTTTTTTATATGTTATCATAAGAAGGGCTTAGGGCAAAAAAAAAATTTCATCATTGTATCGGGATTAAAAACGACTTTGCATTATTTGTCTATCGAACTGTAACCTTTTTCCTGCTGATCCGTATATTTAATGAAAGGAGGTTTCCGATGAATTCAAATGCCCTAGAGACGGCCTACAAAAAATATTATAAAGAGCTCTTTTATTACGCCCTAAGTCTTTGTCGG includes:
- a CDS encoding MBL fold metallo-hydrolase, yielding MDSTISFRVGKFKCMAVSDGTNTYQNPAQLFFPTADREELHRALLRHRLNPETWKEFENTYTPLLIDTGDELILVDTGVGEGLSSNGGKLLQNLKSMDILPEAINHIILTHGHPDHIGGNTTGEGQSIFTNARYHMFRDEWNFWCTDQGKKAMESKGFHPEFQKELVGIAKMKLGSIEGQLELIDQDSEIVPGIHMLKAPGHTPGHMVLLIHSGEERFYSFSDMVIHPIHLEHPEWITAVDIDGEEMIKTRRTFLKRAEKENALVHAFHLPFPAVGRIEEKSGGWQWIPSTEP
- a CDS encoding beta-lactamase family protein, coding for MEMNRIAAYCHEVMEKMVRNPHVYGVSLCVKSGKAGLYWKGSGGNIGDAFKQRIFDELDLRNTYAYQDVNDTTPVNYYYKSKEIHIPRCLASVTAEGGIVSDAEESMKILESFFNGRFFPRESLEEHKLWNFMFFPYQFYFGMGLEKLWIPWITYPSKPRKELLGFWGSSGAFAFHNPELDLYMTGTVNQSNGFGHKAAYKAMIGIMKDVEKRHIEG